A section of the Leptotrichia buccalis C-1013-b genome encodes:
- the nspC gene encoding carboxynorspermidine decarboxylase produces the protein MSKNKYIDMDITNLPTPAFIVDERLLKRNLETLKSVIDRTGCKILLAQKGFSMFYFYLLISEYLNGTTASSLFEARLGYEEMELKNPGKKLETHIFNPSYRDDEFDEIMEITNHIVFNSFNQWKKFKSKVKEFEEKNGKKISCGLRLNPEFSEVETEIYNPAGRFSRFGVTLENFKEDEIEGLDGFHFHALCEQNSDALENVLKIFEQKFGKYLYNMKWLNFGGGHHITREDYDIEKLVKCINYIKEKYNVEVYLEPGEAVALNTGFLVSEVLDITKNEMDILLMDTSASCHMPDVIEMPYRPFIFGSGMPNEKKYTYRLGGPTCLAGDIIGDYSFDEPVKVGDKLIFTDMAHYSMVKTNTFNGINLPVIAVYTEKGGVEVIRKFEYEDFRNRLS, from the coding sequence ATGTCAAAAAATAAGTATATTGATATGGATATAACAAATTTGCCAACACCAGCGTTTATAGTTGATGAAAGGCTGCTAAAAAGAAATCTTGAAACATTAAAAAGTGTAATTGATAGAACAGGATGTAAAATATTGCTTGCACAAAAGGGATTTTCGATGTTTTATTTCTATCTGTTAATTAGTGAATATTTAAATGGTACGACTGCAAGTTCATTATTTGAGGCAAGACTTGGGTATGAGGAAATGGAATTGAAAAATCCTGGTAAAAAATTAGAAACTCATATTTTTAATCCGTCTTACAGGGATGATGAGTTTGATGAAATAATGGAAATAACAAATCATATTGTTTTTAATTCTTTCAATCAATGGAAAAAATTTAAAAGTAAAGTGAAGGAATTTGAAGAAAAGAATGGTAAAAAAATTAGCTGTGGACTTCGGTTAAATCCAGAATTTTCAGAAGTTGAAACAGAGATTTATAATCCAGCGGGAAGGTTCTCAAGATTTGGCGTAACACTCGAAAACTTTAAGGAAGATGAGATTGAAGGCTTGGATGGCTTTCATTTCCATGCACTCTGTGAGCAAAATTCAGATGCGCTTGAAAATGTATTAAAAATTTTTGAACAAAAATTTGGGAAATACCTGTATAATATGAAATGGCTTAATTTTGGCGGAGGACATCACATTACAAGAGAAGATTATGATATTGAAAAACTTGTAAAATGTATAAATTATATAAAAGAAAAATATAATGTGGAAGTGTATTTGGAGCCAGGAGAAGCGGTTGCCTTGAATACAGGATTTTTAGTTTCGGAAGTTTTAGATATTACAAAAAATGAGATGGATATTTTATTAATGGATACTTCGGCCTCCTGCCATATGCCTGATGTAATCGAAATGCCATACCGTCCATTTATTTTTGGTTCAGGAATGCCAAATGAGAAGAAATACACTTATAGATTGGGAGGGCCTACTTGTCTTGCTGGAGATATAATCGGAGATTATTCCTTTGATGAACCTGTAAAAGTGGGAGATAAGCTTATTTTTACTGATATGGCACATTACAGCATGGTTAAGACGAATACTTTCAATGGGATAAATTTGCCTGTGATTGCAGTTTATACAGAAAAAGGTGGAGTTGAGGTTATTAGAAAATTTGAATACGAAGACTTTAGAAATAGATTGTCATAA